The following proteins are encoded in a genomic region of Magallana gigas chromosome 1, xbMagGiga1.1, whole genome shotgun sequence:
- the LOC136269709 gene encoding uncharacterized protein, with protein sequence MEKQGILTLRENSEHFEAEPTPVSLRFSCNRMEKQDSLTIRESSEHFEGESTPNSFRSSRNTMEKQEVLTHRENTEYFERESTPDSFRARCNITKKQDILTLREKISYHCFPSLSSYDESSQLDRVSVGVTCTQS encoded by the exons ATGGAAAAACAGGGCATCTTGACCCTCAGAGAAAACAGTGAGCATTTTGAAGcag AGCCCACCCCAGTTTCATTGAGATTTAGCTGCAACAGAATGGAAAAACAGGACAGCTTGACCATCAGAGAAAGCAGTGAGCATTTTGAAGGag AGTCCACCCCAAATTCATTTAGATCTAGCCGCaacacaatggaaaaacaggaAGTCTTGACCCACAGAGAAAACACTGAGTATTTTGAACgag AGTCCACCCCAGATTCATTTAGAGCTAGATGCAACATAACGAAAAAACAGGACATCTTGACTCTCAGGGAAAAAA TTTCATACCATTGTTTTCCCTCTCTCAGTTCCTATGATGAAAGCAGTCAACTTGATAG GGTCAGTGTCGGAGTTACGTGTACACAATCCTAA